One window from the genome of Nicotiana tomentosiformis chromosome 5, ASM39032v3, whole genome shotgun sequence encodes:
- the LOC138892031 gene encoding uncharacterized protein — MAFVRRCSMPNSHGTSSRRAAGKPVLMTIELRPLVGGEDHPADPSALGQPGALVGEKKRKRAPNSPSLEKKKLRRRLVRKPKETTSSRVLDSNSLLRLRDEPEEDEIFVSHEPSVPEEWKAAEGETTEANPPQVASYLQFLVTDEDHAKMNGVDALCQFNEAQQALNRASVLHHETFLWYRDELSQLEAEVKRLAQKRDMYKLLSEHREGEVKSLRSEFDVTQKEHADLVEQVKIFEVSNAELDTVTNGQNPQVQQKVDRVDQLWAEMDEFKAMVEECKGKMDRLALEKETAREQLASAEAQLRVVREKAEARSQNIEDFQSQLGLVVAARDTLAKEFEASKSVVKITGPMLKKRWSSTKLMPRQPRTD, encoded by the exons ATGGCATTTGTTCGTAGATGCTCTATGCCGAACTCTCATGGTACGAGCTCTCGAAGGGCCGCTGGGaagcccgttctcatg ACCATCGAGCTTAGACCCTTGGTAGGGGGCGAGGATCATCCCGCTGATCCTTCTGCTTTGGGGCAGCCCGGAGCCTTAGTAGgggagaagaaaaggaagagggcCCCGAATTCCCCAAGCTTGGAGAAAAAGAAACTGAGAAGGAGGCTGGTTCGTAAGCCAAAGGAAACCACCAGCTCCCGAGTGCTTGACTCGAACTCACTCCTTCGACTCAGGGACGAGCCTGAGGAGGATGAAATCTTTGTGTCCCATGAGCCGTCTGTTCCCGAGGAATGGAAGGCAGCCGAGGGAGAAACGACGGAAGCTAATCCCCCTCAG GTAGCTAGCTACCTCCAGTTCCTGGTAACCGATgaggaccatgcaaaaatgaaTGGGGTAGATGCACTATGCCAgttcaatgaagcacaacaggcgctgaaccgg gcctcggtgctcCACCATGAAACCTTCCTCTGGTACCGGGATGAATTGAGCCAACTTGAGGCCGAAGTCAAAAGGCTTGCTCAGAAGAGagacatgtataagcttctcagcgagcacCGTGAAGGAGAAGTCAAGAGCCTTCGATCCGAGTTTGACGTGACTCAGAAAGAACACGCCGACCTGGTGGAACaggtaaaaatctttgaagttagtaATGCCGAGCTAGACACGGTGACTAACGGTCAGAATCCGCAAGTCCAGCAGAAGGTCGATCGGGTCGACCAGCTCTGGGCCGAGATGGACGAGTTCAAGGCCATGGTCGAAGAGTGTAAAGGCAAAATGGACCGATTGGCTTTGGAAAAAGAGACTGCCCGGGAGCAGCTAGCCTCGGCGGAGGCCCAACTTCGAGTGGTAAGGGAGAAAGCTGAGGCCCGGTCCCAAAATATCGAAGACTTCCAGTCTCAATTGGGCTTGGTCGTTGCCGCACGGGACACCCTCGCCAAGGAGTTTGAAGCATCCAAGTCAGTTGTGAAAATaaccgggccgatgctgaagaaACGGTGGTCCAGTACAAAGCTCATGCCGAGGCAACCCAGGACCGATTGA